In Microbacterium sp. ABRD28, the genomic stretch GGAACCGGAACGGAAGGAGTCCCCCTTGGCCGAGACATCACGCGCACGAGATCTGACCACCGCGGAATGCTGGTCGCTGCTCGAGAACGGGGACATCGGACGACTCGCCGTCACCCGCACCGACGGAACGCCGGATATCTTCCCCGTCAACTTCGTCGCGCATGAGGGAGCGGTGTACATCCGCAGCGCGCCCGACGCGAAGGTCGTCAGTCTGGACGCGCGGCCGGCCGCCGCCTTCGAGATCGACGGTCACGATGACGACGGAACGTGGAGCGTGGTCGTGCGAGGCACGGCGGCGCGCACCGTCGACGACGTGGAGATCGACGGCAGCGGTATCCGGCGGATCGTGACGGTGAGTCCTCGCCACAAGCCCCACGTTCTGAAGCTGGCGGCCCGGACCGTGACGGGTCGGCGATTCACCGACCCGGTCCCCGTTCCGTCTCCGGGCGACGAGCACGGCATCTCCTTCCCCAGCAGCAGGCCGAGGTTTCTCCGCCCCGAACCCATTCCCTCGCACCGTCCATGGTCGGAGGGCGTGTCGCTCGAGCCATCGGAAGAGAGCCGAGAGGCGTCGGATCCGCCGTCAGCGTGACAGCATCGCGGTCGTCCAGCGCCCCATCCGCTCGTAAGCCTCGGCGCGCGCCTCGCGCCGGGACAGGAAGACATCGTGCAGCGCGCCGTCGATCCGCTCGATCGTCACCGACGAACCGAGCTTGAGCGCCGCGCGCGCGATGTCGTCGACCACCAGCACCGAATCGGCGCGGGTGAGCTCGTCATCCCACCGCGTCGGCGCGACGCTCCGCGCCGACAGCAGCACGCAGACCGGCACCGGGATACCGAGGCCTTTCGAGACCGCCGCGTGACCTGCGACGATCGCCCGCATCCACCCCACGTGCACGGGCAGGCTGCGTTCCGGTCGCCACGCGACATCCACCTGCACGGGGTCGTCGGCATCCGCCACCTCGGCCTGCGCCCGCGCGTAGAAGCCTCCGTCCACCTGTGGCCACAGATCCAGCGGCCGACGGCGGGAGTGGATGTCGAGCACCGGCGTGATCGCCTGCCGCACCGACGCGCTCAGCTGGAATTCGAGCCATGGGCTGTTCAGGACGATCGCAGCGGCAGCGCCCGGATGACGCGCGGCCCACAGACTCAGGGTCAGCCCCCCGGTCGAGTGCCCGAAGAGCACGAGGCGTCGCTCCCCCGTGCCATCCGCTCTCCTCCCCATCGCGGTCAGCGCTTCGGCGATGTCGGCGTCGTAGTCGGCGAGGTCGCCGATGTAGCCCGGTGTCTGACCGGGCCGCAGGCTCCGGCCGTACTTCCGCAGGTCCAGCGCGTAGAATCGCGCGCCGCGCTCGACCCAGAAGCGGGCGAGACGCGTCTGGAAGAAGTAGTCCGACCAGCCGTGGACGTAGAGCACGTCGACGTCGGCGAAGGGCCGCGGTCCTCCGGAGAAGAACTCCCTGAGGGAGCGCCGAGGCATCAGCCGCACGAGCGTCGCGACGACCGCGCCCTCGTCGTCATCGGGGAGCGGCAGCGTCTGCTGCTCGAACGGCGCCCCGAGGACATCCGGCACCCAGCCCTCGGTCATCCGATCGGCCGCGCCCGGGGTCACCGACCCGCCGGCTACCAGTTGCCGGGGTTCGAGTCGCGATTCTCGTGACGGCTGAGTGTCACCGGCAGCGCCACCGCGGCGCAGATGATGAGCACCCCAGCGGCGAACAGCACGGCGCCGAAGTCAGGGAAGTTGAAGCTCGCCCCCAGGA encodes the following:
- a CDS encoding pyridoxamine 5'-phosphate oxidase family protein, with product MAETSRARDLTTAECWSLLENGDIGRLAVTRTDGTPDIFPVNFVAHEGAVYIRSAPDAKVVSLDARPAAAFEIDGHDDDGTWSVVVRGTAARTVDDVEIDGSGIRRIVTVSPRHKPHVLKLAARTVTGRRFTDPVPVPSPGDEHGISFPSSRPRFLRPEPIPSHRPWSEGVSLEPSEESREASDPPSA
- a CDS encoding alpha/beta hydrolase, with the translated sequence MTEGWVPDVLGAPFEQQTLPLPDDDEGAVVATLVRLMPRRSLREFFSGGPRPFADVDVLYVHGWSDYFFQTRLARFWVERGARFYALDLRKYGRSLRPGQTPGYIGDLADYDADIAEALTAMGRRADGTGERRLVLFGHSTGGLTLSLWAARHPGAAAAIVLNSPWLEFQLSASVRQAITPVLDIHSRRRPLDLWPQVDGGFYARAQAEVADADDPVQVDVAWRPERSLPVHVGWMRAIVAGHAAVSKGLGIPVPVCVLLSARSVAPTRWDDELTRADSVLVVDDIARAALKLGSSVTIERIDGALHDVFLSRREARAEAYERMGRWTTAMLSR